The following coding sequences lie in one Pseudoxanthomonas sp. SE1 genomic window:
- a CDS encoding VanZ family protein: protein MFVFKPFRRPRLWLALWLVAVTTVVVLSLVNLSGLPPVPEGGDKVEHFLAYALLSASSVQLFAKRRACLLIALLLVALGIGLEFAQGMLTSTRMADPRDAVANTLGVLAGLATMITPLRDLLLRLRG from the coding sequence ATATTCGTGTTCAAGCCATTTCGCCGTCCGCGGCTGTGGCTGGCGCTGTGGTTGGTGGCGGTCACGACGGTGGTCGTGCTGTCGCTGGTGAATCTCAGTGGATTGCCGCCGGTGCCGGAAGGCGGCGACAAGGTGGAGCACTTCCTGGCGTACGCACTGCTTTCCGCGTCGTCCGTGCAACTGTTCGCCAAACGCCGCGCGTGCCTGCTCATCGCCCTGCTGCTGGTCGCGCTGGGGATCGGCCTGGAGTTCGCGCAAGGAATGCTGACCAGCACGCGCATGGCCGACCCGCGTGATGCGGTGGCGAACACGCTGGGCGTGCTGGCGGGCCTAGCGACGATGATCACGCCGCTGCGCGACCTGCTGCTCCGCCTGCGCGGATGA
- a CDS encoding family 20 glycosylhydrolase — MKRPIAHRALAGLAFALLALTGCSPKAGDDTDATTSAPITPSLIPAPAALQTGEGAFAITADTRLAASGEAATRVARQFAAYLQSAGGPALATTQDEGKGVIRFVLESASTDKQNPEAYSLDVTPDGITVKAHDERGLFYGAVTLWQLATQGDKGGVTLPALHIEDAPRFGWRGFMLDPARHFQQVDDVKKIIDAMALHKLNTLHWHLTDDQGWRIEIKQYPKLTGIGGCRIPAGDGGKDPKTGEPRPYCGFYTQDQIRDVVKYAAERHITVVPEINVPGHATAAIAAYPELGSIDSPLVPSNEWGVFPNLVNVEEGTITFLENVLGEVVTLFPGTYVHIGGDEAVKDQWEASAREQARMRQVGAKTEMDLQGYLVERLEKYLASHGKRLIGWDEILEAKLPPEATVMSWRGIEGGLQAARQGHDVVMSPSNKTYLDYLQTASPNEPPGRPALITLQDVYGFDPVPPALEASQRHHILGIQANLWTEHTRTFARLQHNAFPRLAAVAETGWTPAAKKDFASFTARLPTQLKRYDAIGLGYAKTPFEPLIAIDEDRKAGTAKVTLSNPLDYPVHYTTDGSEPTQASATFAAPLELKLPATVRAAAFADGRALASPSTFEITPASLMTRTDEAMAVCPDAGRLLLRLEDDGPADGERAIFNATIFYPCWQWNQANLDGIASIKVRAGRIPYYFQLAHDEPHRTFEPAKSPLGELEILGGGCKGHTLATVALPAAPNADGFLDLEAPLPSGTSGKQDLCVRFTGDTRPQMWVLDRITLQPR, encoded by the coding sequence ATGAAACGACCCATCGCCCATCGCGCCCTGGCCGGACTGGCCTTCGCCCTGCTCGCCCTGACCGGCTGCTCGCCGAAGGCGGGTGACGACACCGACGCGACCACGTCTGCGCCCATCACTCCGTCACTGATCCCCGCGCCTGCCGCACTGCAGACGGGCGAAGGTGCCTTTGCCATCACTGCGGACACGCGCCTGGCCGCCAGCGGCGAAGCCGCAACGCGCGTCGCACGGCAATTCGCGGCCTATCTGCAGTCGGCAGGTGGGCCCGCACTGGCCACCACGCAGGACGAGGGCAAGGGCGTGATCCGCTTCGTGCTGGAGTCGGCCAGCACGGATAAGCAGAACCCGGAAGCCTACTCGCTCGACGTCACGCCCGACGGCATCACCGTGAAGGCGCACGACGAGCGTGGCCTGTTCTACGGTGCGGTCACGCTGTGGCAGCTCGCCACCCAGGGCGACAAGGGCGGCGTTACGCTGCCGGCGCTGCATATCGAGGACGCGCCCCGCTTCGGCTGGCGCGGCTTCATGCTGGACCCGGCACGCCATTTCCAGCAGGTCGATGACGTCAAGAAGATCATCGACGCGATGGCCCTGCACAAGCTCAATACCCTGCACTGGCACCTGACCGACGACCAGGGCTGGCGCATCGAGATCAAGCAGTATCCCAAGCTCACCGGAATCGGTGGCTGCCGCATCCCCGCCGGTGATGGCGGCAAGGACCCGAAGACGGGCGAGCCACGCCCGTACTGCGGCTTCTACACGCAGGACCAGATCCGCGACGTGGTGAAGTATGCCGCCGAGCGCCACATCACCGTGGTGCCGGAAATCAACGTGCCTGGCCACGCGACCGCCGCCATTGCGGCCTATCCGGAGCTGGGCTCGATCGACTCGCCGCTGGTGCCGTCGAACGAATGGGGCGTGTTCCCGAACCTGGTCAATGTCGAAGAAGGCACCATCACCTTCCTTGAGAACGTACTGGGCGAAGTGGTCACGCTGTTCCCCGGCACCTACGTGCACATCGGCGGCGACGAAGCGGTGAAGGACCAGTGGGAAGCTTCCGCGCGCGAACAGGCCCGCATGCGCCAGGTCGGCGCGAAGACCGAAATGGACCTGCAGGGGTATCTGGTCGAACGCCTGGAGAAGTACCTCGCCTCGCACGGCAAGCGCCTGATCGGCTGGGACGAGATCCTGGAGGCCAAGCTGCCGCCCGAAGCCACGGTGATGTCGTGGCGCGGCATCGAAGGCGGCCTGCAGGCCGCACGCCAGGGCCACGACGTGGTGATGTCGCCGTCCAACAAGACCTACCTCGACTATCTGCAGACCGCCTCGCCGAACGAACCCCCGGGTCGCCCCGCACTGATCACGCTGCAGGATGTCTACGGCTTCGACCCGGTGCCGCCGGCACTGGAAGCAAGCCAGCGCCACCACATCCTCGGCATCCAGGCCAACCTGTGGACCGAACACACGCGTACCTTCGCCCGCCTGCAGCACAACGCCTTCCCACGGCTGGCCGCCGTGGCGGAAACCGGTTGGACCCCGGCCGCGAAGAAGGACTTCGCCAGCTTCACCGCCCGCCTGCCCACGCAGTTGAAGCGGTACGACGCCATCGGACTGGGCTATGCGAAGACGCCGTTCGAGCCGCTGATCGCCATCGACGAAGACCGCAAGGCCGGCACTGCGAAGGTCACGCTGTCCAACCCGCTCGACTACCCCGTGCACTACACCACCGATGGCAGCGAACCGACGCAGGCGTCGGCGACATTCGCCGCGCCGCTGGAGCTGAAACTGCCGGCCACCGTGCGCGCCGCCGCATTCGCCGACGGTCGCGCGCTGGCATCGCCTTCCACGTTCGAGATCACGCCGGCGTCACTGATGACGCGCACCGACGAGGCGATGGCCGTCTGTCCGGACGCCGGACGCCTGCTGCTGCGGCTGGAAGACGACGGCCCGGCGGACGGCGAGCGGGCGATCTTCAACGCGACGATCTTCTATCCGTGCTGGCAGTGGAACCAGGCCAACCTGGACGGCATCGCGTCGATCAAGGTGCGCGCGGGCCGCATCCCGTACTACTTCCAGCTGGCGCACGACGAGCCGCACCGCACGTTCGAACCGGCGAAGTCGCCACTGGGCGAACTTGAGATCCTGGGCGGCGGCTGCAAGGGCCATACGCTGGCGACGGTGGCATTGCCTGCTGCACCGAACGCCGATGGTTTCCTCGATCTAGAAGCACCGTTGCCGTCCGGCACGTCCGGCAAGCAGGACCTGTGCGTGCGTTTCACCGGCGACACGCGCCCACAGATGTGGGTCCTGGACCGGATCACGCTGCAGCCCCGTTAA